The DNA window GAAGCCGACCATCCTCGTTTCTTGTGCCGGCGCGGTGGTGACCATGCTGGCGCTCTCGCAAGCGCAGACCCCCTTGATGCTGATCCTTCTGAGCGGGATCGTCGGACTCGTCAGCGCGGTGTATTTCCCGGCTGCCAGCGCGCTGCTCGCCGATCTGGTGCCCGCCCCGCTGCGCATCCGTGCGTTCGGTTGCCAGCGGCTTGCGACCAACCTCGGCTTCGCGCTCGGGATGGCCACGGCCGGCCTGCTCGCGGCGCACTCGTTTCTTCTGCTGTTCGTCATCGATGCCGCCACCACCGCCGTCCTCGGCCTGATGGTCCTCATCGGAGTCCGGCCCGGAAACCCTCCGAAGTCGGACAATCCCGGATGGGGCATTGCCTTGGCCGCGATGCGGCGAAACGGCGCCTACCTCCGCACCGTGTTCGCGTCCTTCTGCATGGCCGTCGTTTTCTGGCAGCTCAGCAGCACGTGGGGACTCCACATTACGAACATCGGCGGCCATGCCGAGGATGCCTACGGCTGGCTGATGGCGATCAACGGGATCATGATTGTCGCCTTCGAGCTTCCCCTGACTTCGTTCACCCGACTCCATCCCGGACCCAGAATGATGGCACTCGGCTTCCTGCTGAGCGGCATCGGGATCGGCCTCAGCGCATTCGGCGGAGCGATCCCGCTGATGATTGCGGTGATCGTCGTCTTCACCATCGGCGAAATGATTTCGTCACCGGTGGCCCACAGCTACGTCGCCGCCATCGCACCCGATGACATGCGCGGTCGATTCATGGGTGTGCTCGGAGTCTCGTGGGGCAGCGCCGCGATGGTCGGCCCGGTCGCGGGCATTGCCCTGTTCGAATACTCGCCTGTGCTGCTGTGGGTCGCCTCCTGCCTGCTCGGCGTGCTGGCGGCTGCCGTTGTTTTCGGAATCCGACCGGACCGGGCGACCTGAAAAGGAAAGGACCGCGCGAGCCCACTCGCGCATTCGGAGGTAGGGTCGACCGCCCCCGGTCGACCGCGATGAGTTCTCCAGGCCTGCATCTTCCTTCACGCTCCGGCGGACCGGGGCGGTCCGCCCTACCTTCACGAAAGGCGTCGCCGACCCGTTGAATGCGCGACTGGGCTCGCGCGGTCCGCTTCGCGATCAGGTTCGATAGGGCGTGTCATCCTCCGCGACCCGTCGAGCCGACCGCCCGTCACCGAGCAGATCCGGGATTCTCGCAGCCAACCACTCCCTCGCCGCGGCCGTCTTCAACGCACACTCCCAAACGGTCACCACATGCCAGCCGAGCCTTCGCACGGCCTCCTCGTTGCGAGCGTCCCGGGCGCGGTTGCCCTCGATCTTGGCGGTCCACCATTCCGTCCGCGACTTCGGCATCCGAAAGGCCGGGCAATCCTCATGGCCGTGCCAGAAGCAGCCGTGGACGAAGATCACCGTCTGATACTTGGGCAGCACGACATCCGGCCGCCCCGGGAGCTCCCGGTTGGCTGGCCCACTGACGGTGAAGCGATAGCCCAGCCGATGCAGCATCGAGCGCAGAAACAACTCCGGCTTGGTGTCGCGCCCCCGGATCCGGGACATCACCTCGCTGCGCTTCTCCCGGCTGAAAATGTCGGCCATCTGACGGTAACCCTACCCTGCCACTCTCCAGCCGTCGAACGGATCGCACTATCGCAGACCTACCCATGCGCGAATTCGACAACAAAATGCTCAATAGTGAAATTGACCGTCTCGTGATGCATCCCGATCCTGCCAAGAAGCCAGTTTTCGATGCCGCCGGGTTGGTGGACGTCTGGATCAACCGCGTGTCAGGGCAGTATCGCAGCGATCTCGGCAACCAGCCACGGCGGCATCTTCATCTCCGGAGGACCCCTCGGCACGGGGGTGACAGGGTTCTACGGAGCTTCCCGTAATCCGCCTCGCATGAAGACCTTCCCCGCATGGCTCGCCGCGCTGTCACTCACGCTTCTGCCGGCGTTCGCCGGGCAAGAGCAGAAGGGTGACGAATCCCTGATCACGAAGTCGGAGCGCATCGTGTTCCTAGGCGACTCCATCACCGCGGCTTGCACCTACACGTCCAACTTCGCGACTTGGGCGGAGATCCGGTTTCCAAAGCATCACGTCGAATGGATCAACGCCGGCCTGTCTTCCGAGACGGTCTCGGGGTTGAGTGAGAAAGGACATGCCGGCGGGCGTTTTCCCCGCCCCGATCTGCACGAACGGCTCGGGCGGGTACTCGAGCAGACCAAGCCTGATCTTGTCTTCGCATGCTACGGGATGAACTGCGGCATCCAGATGCCGTTGGACGAAGAACGCTTCGCCAAATACCGCGAAGGGATCGAGTGGCTGAAAAAGGAAGTGGAAGCCGCCGGTGCGAAGATCGTGTTCCTGACTCCTCCCTACTACGATGAAATCCGTAATCCGAAGAAGGCCTACTACACCGACGTTCTCGCCGAATACTCCAAGTGGCTTCTGGGACGTCGCGCCGACGGCTGGAACGTCATCGATGTGAACGGCACGATGACTTCGTTCATCGAGGAGAAACGGAAGACCGACCCGAAGTTCAGCCTGCAGCCCGACGCGGTGCATCCCAACCCTGCCGGTCACTGGCTGATGGCCCAAGGCATGATCCGCTGGTTCGGCGACGAGGAGGCGGCGAAATCGGAGTCGGTCAAAGCCATGCTTGAGGCCCGCGGCCAACCCGCCGGGATCGCCCAGCTCTGCCATCAGCGGATGACCGTGCTCCACGACGCGTGGCTGACCGCCACCAAGCACAAGCGCCCGGGCGTCCGCCCCGGCAAGCCGCTCCCCGAGGCCAACAAGATCGCCGCTGAACTCACCCAGCGCATCGACAGCCTGAAAAGGTAGCGATCGAAAGGTAGGGACACGCGCCCCCGCGTGTCCGCAGGGTGGCCAGGCCTACCCTTCAATTCCCCTCGCCCCCGGGCCGAACGGCTGCTATCTCCCCCGCCCACCGATGTTCGAAGTCCGCGAGAAACCGCAGATGGTCGAGCGGGCGCTGCTGGTGCGCCTGTATTTCGACCCGCGCGAAGCCGACGAGTCCGAGGCTCTCCTCGAGGAACTCGAGGAACTCGTGCGCACCCTCGGCATCGGGGTGGTCGACAAGCTCCTCGCGAAGTCGCGCTCGATGCACAAGAAGTTCCTCTGCGGCACCGGCAAGGCCGCCGAGATCGTCGAGCTCGCCAGGGCCCACGAGTGCGACTGCATCGTCTTCGACAACCAGCTCGCCCCCTCGCAGCAACGCGAATGGGAACGGGCCGCCGACATGTGCGTGATCGACCGCGAGGAGGTGATCCTCGACATCTTCGCCCAGCGCGCGAAGACCCGCGAGGCCCGGCTCCAGGTCGACCTCGCCCGGATGCAGTACGCCCTGCCGCGCCTCGCCCGGATGTGGGGTCACCTCGACCGCGAAGGCGGCGGTGGTTCCGGCGGCTCGGCCGCCGCACGGGGCATGGGTGAGAAGCAGATCGAGGTCGACCGCCGGATGGCCCGGGTCCGCATCGACCGCGCCAAACGCGAACTGGAAGACGTCCGCAAACAACGCGCGACCCAGCGCCACGCCCGCGAGAAGCTCGAGACCCCGCACGCCGCGATCGTCGGCTACACCAATGCCGGCAAGTCCACACTGCTCAACCGTCTCGCCGGGGCGGACGTCCTTTCGAAGGACATGCTTTTCGCCACCCTCGACACCACCACGCGGAGCATCGAGCTGCCCGACGGTCAACCGCTGCTGCTGACCGACACCGTCGGCTTCGTCCGCAACCTTCCGCACCGGCTCGTGGAAGCCTTCAAGGCGACACTTGAGGAAGCGGTTCTGGCGGATTTCCTCATCCACGTCCTCGATGCGTCCTCTCCTGAAATCGAGCGATTCCACGACACCACGCTGGAGGTTCTCGAAGAACTCGGCGCGGGCGAGAAGAAGTCATTGGTGGTGCTCAACAAGATCGATCTCGTCACCGACCCGGAGCAACTTGAGCTCATCCAGCGCCGTTTCCCCGACGCTCTCCACGCTTCGGCCCTGACCGGTCTCGGCATGGAACGGATCCTCTCCGAGTGCTCGCACCTGCTGGCGGATCGCGTCAGCCGGATCCGCTACCGCATCCCGCAGAGCCGCGCCGACCTCGTCGGCTTGCTCCACCGCGACGCCAAGATCCTCTCGACCGACTACGAGGGCAACGACGTCCTCGTCCATGCCGTGGTGCCGCCCGCCATCGCGGGGCGGCTGGAAGAGTTCGTCAGCCAGTAGTCATCGGCGCCGCATTGCCAAACCGCCCTCGGG is part of the Haloferula helveola genome and encodes:
- a CDS encoding MFS transporter, with the protein product MTADPGVRPASLWSELRLLPRSYWILFSGTLINRFGHFVMPFLALYLRSEGYAGWVTGASLTSYGAGTLLANLAGGYFADRVGRKPTILVSCAGAVVTMLALSQAQTPLMLILLSGIVGLVSAVYFPAASALLADLVPAPLRIRAFGCQRLATNLGFALGMATAGLLAAHSFLLLFVIDAATTAVLGLMVLIGVRPGNPPKSDNPGWGIALAAMRRNGAYLRTVFASFCMAVVFWQLSSTWGLHITNIGGHAEDAYGWLMAINGIMIVAFELPLTSFTRLHPGPRMMALGFLLSGIGIGLSAFGGAIPLMIAVIVVFTIGEMISSPVAHSYVAAIAPDDMRGRFMGVLGVSWGSAAMVGPVAGIALFEYSPVLLWVASCLLGVLAAAVVFGIRPDRAT
- a CDS encoding DNA mismatch endonuclease Vsr, producing MADIFSREKRSEVMSRIRGRDTKPELFLRSMLHRLGYRFTVSGPANRELPGRPDVVLPKYQTVIFVHGCFWHGHEDCPAFRMPKSRTEWWTAKIEGNRARDARNEEAVRRLGWHVVTVWECALKTAAAREWLAARIPDLLGDGRSARRVAEDDTPYRT
- a CDS encoding SGNH/GDSL hydrolase family protein; its protein translation is MKTFPAWLAALSLTLLPAFAGQEQKGDESLITKSERIVFLGDSITAACTYTSNFATWAEIRFPKHHVEWINAGLSSETVSGLSEKGHAGGRFPRPDLHERLGRVLEQTKPDLVFACYGMNCGIQMPLDEERFAKYREGIEWLKKEVEAAGAKIVFLTPPYYDEIRNPKKAYYTDVLAEYSKWLLGRRADGWNVIDVNGTMTSFIEEKRKTDPKFSLQPDAVHPNPAGHWLMAQGMIRWFGDEEAAKSESVKAMLEARGQPAGIAQLCHQRMTVLHDAWLTATKHKRPGVRPGKPLPEANKIAAELTQRIDSLKR
- the hflX gene encoding GTPase HflX encodes the protein MFEVREKPQMVERALLVRLYFDPREADESEALLEELEELVRTLGIGVVDKLLAKSRSMHKKFLCGTGKAAEIVELARAHECDCIVFDNQLAPSQQREWERAADMCVIDREEVILDIFAQRAKTREARLQVDLARMQYALPRLARMWGHLDREGGGGSGGSAAARGMGEKQIEVDRRMARVRIDRAKRELEDVRKQRATQRHAREKLETPHAAIVGYTNAGKSTLLNRLAGADVLSKDMLFATLDTTTRSIELPDGQPLLLTDTVGFVRNLPHRLVEAFKATLEEAVLADFLIHVLDASSPEIERFHDTTLEVLEELGAGEKKSLVVLNKIDLVTDPEQLELIQRRFPDALHASALTGLGMERILSECSHLLADRVSRIRYRIPQSRADLVGLLHRDAKILSTDYEGNDVLVHAVVPPAIAGRLEEFVSQ